From a single Nymphaea colorata isolate Beijing-Zhang1983 chromosome 4, ASM883128v2, whole genome shotgun sequence genomic region:
- the LOC116253724 gene encoding uncharacterized protein LOC116253724, protein MADSSSPKLEEPTKGWGGWGFSSAFAVLSDIQKAASNAAEEISKNAVEVAKTAAKGISELQSVAETEPGLLAEGKSEESEIKEAAESETEKLRKLALDKLEKASEDSVLSQGLKVLDSSVENITSGAWQALSSAWKGGSTLVHKLESSATNLADSIQHGGLPVNASSLAPSIIETGKAFTAKGMQVLEFVGKETIDLLIDETGIEVDKDPSEAEQHDEEEQFSDDISFDRCFYIYGGPEQLEELEALSNHHMLLFNRKKTKLPPAQKALYDGELKQVKLILTLNTENDGSSLDLDKGKTVETIEVADGSEMKALCESSVSKAAEMAAGFAAALEGIAANEIIQRTTGRLEAIHSEGVHRLSELCCFGVSQLLMLGKSMMSSVNKSQDDEIEEDGGDKIEWPNDSISKAKLIRLKAQAITGDVAAVSNSFVTGISDVLEAYVAAVKKASTDSGLLQNSSIHDKAHAISDYLHADKATAIDKIQDGLQYLAYIVISTSMTTA, encoded by the exons atggcgGATAGCTCTTCCCCAAAGTTGGAGGAGCCGACAAAGGGATGGGGAGGGTGGGGATTCTCTTCTGCCTTCGCTGTCCTCTCCGACATCCAGAAGGCTGCCTCCAATGCCGCTGAGGAGATCTCCAAGAAC GCTGTTGAAGTTGCGAAGACTGCAGCGAAGGGAATCTCGGAATTGCAGAGTGTTGCTGAGACCGAGCCTGGATTATTGGCTGAGGGAAAATCGGAGGAAAGTGAAATCAAAGAGGCCGCAGAAAGTGAAACGGAAAAATTGAGGAAGTTGGCTCTAGACAAGCTTGAGAAGGCTAGTgaagattcagttttaagtcAG GGGCTCAAAGTTCTTGATAGTTCAGTTGAAAACATTACATCTGGAGCATGGCAAGCACTAAGCAGTGCTTGGAAAGGTGGCTCAACTTTGGTGCACAA GCTTGAGAGTTCTGCTACAAACCTTGCTGATTCCATCCAACATGGTGGTCTACCTGTAAATGCGTCTTCCCTTGCACCTTCTATAATAGAG ACTGGGAAAGCTTTTACAGCAAAGGGAATGCAAGTGTTAGAGTTTGTTGGCAAGGAGACTATAGACTTGTTGATTGATGAAACTGGGATTGAAGTTGATAAGGACCCGAGTGAAGCCGAGCAACATGATGAAGAGGAGCAGTTTTCTGATGACATTTCATTTGATCGATGTTTTTACATTTATGGTGGTCCGGAGCAGCTCGAG GAACTTGAAGCTTTATCCAATCATCACATGCTTCTGTTTAACCGTAAGAAGACAAAATTGCCACCTGCGCAGAAGGCCTTGTATGATGGGGAGCTCAAGCAGGTTAAACTGATTTTAACTTTAAATACTGAAAACGATGGTAGCAGCTTGGATCTAGACAAGGGAAAGACGGTTGAGACGATTGAGGTGGCTGATGGTAGTGAGATGAAAGCATTATGTGAATCAAGTGTCAGCAAAGCTGCTGAAATGGCTGCTGG GTTTGCAGCAGCTCTTGAGGGAATTGCTGCAAACGAAATAATTCAGCGCACTACAGGCAGACTTGAAGCAATTCATTCAGAGGGCGTACAT CGTCTCTCAGAACTATGCTGCTTTGGAGTTTCACAACTTTTGATGCTTGGAAAATCTATGATGTCAAGTGTTAACAAGTCACAGGATGATGAAATTGAGGAGGATGGTGGTGACAAAATTGAGTGGCCTAATGATTCCATCTCGAAAGCAAAGCTCATTAGGTTGAAAGCACAGGCAATCACTGGAGATGTGGCAGCAGTCTCTAACAGTTTTGTAACAG GCATTTCAGATGTGCTAGAAGCCTATGTAGCTGCAGTAAAGAAGGCATCTACCGACAGTGGGCTTCTGCAAAATAGCTCCATCCATGATAAAGCTCATGCTATCTCTGATTACCTGCATGCCGACAAAGCTACTGCGATTGACAAGATCCAGGATGGATTGCAATATTTGGCATATATTGTCATTTCCACCTCCATGACAACTGCCTAA